From a single Streptomyces sp. NBC_00377 genomic region:
- a CDS encoding MarR family transcriptional regulator, protein MEGKARPEATAEQALYEMDRLIALAQFGQQDIAGRLGLNVTDLTCLGFVIEASLAGEPLGASDLAARARLSTGAVTGVLNRLEKSRFIRRESDLTDRRRVWVVMDESAQARILEVYGPFYERLRLLVSDFTRDEVAVLADWFAKARTAMQKSLDDMRDAARAEGPSPAQD, encoded by the coding sequence ATGGAGGGCAAGGCGCGTCCCGAAGCGACCGCTGAGCAGGCGTTGTACGAGATGGACCGCCTGATCGCGCTGGCGCAGTTCGGACAGCAGGACATCGCCGGACGGCTCGGACTCAACGTCACCGACCTGACCTGTCTCGGGTTCGTGATCGAGGCGTCCTTGGCCGGTGAGCCCCTGGGCGCGAGCGACCTCGCCGCGCGAGCCCGGTTGAGCACAGGCGCCGTCACCGGGGTGCTCAACCGGTTGGAAAAGTCTCGCTTCATCCGCAGGGAGAGCGACCTGACGGACCGTCGACGAGTCTGGGTCGTGATGGACGAGTCGGCCCAGGCACGTATCCTCGAGGTCTACGGCCCCTTCTACGAGCGCCTGCGCCTTCTGGTCTCCGACTTCACCCGCGACGAGGTCGCCGTACTGGCGGACTGGTTTGCCAAGGCCAGGACGGCGATGCAAAAGAGTCTGGACGACATGCGCGACGCCGCCCGGGCCGAGGGCCCGTCACCCGCACAGGACTGA
- a CDS encoding DUF1272 domain-containing protein, whose product MRDRCERCGGPLLIQTSSARICSYECTFCVSCSDAMQDTCPHCGGELVTRPRRAPSATVEPTISHPDR is encoded by the coding sequence ATGCGCGACCGCTGCGAACGATGTGGAGGTCCGCTTCTGATACAGACCTCGTCCGCCCGCATCTGCTCGTACGAGTGCACATTCTGCGTGTCCTGCAGCGACGCGATGCAGGACACATGTCCTCACTGCGGCGGAGAACTCGTCACCCGTCCCCGCCGTGCGCCCTCCGCCACTGTCGAGCCGACGATCAGTCATCCAGACCGGTGA